The Helicobacteraceae bacterium genome includes the window TGTGATTGGTTTTTTAAACGAACGCGCGGACGGGCGCAAGCGGAATTGTTTAGGTCAAGCGTAAATCGCCTCTTAGCGCCAATTTCGGACGCGTCCTAAGCCGCGGATCGGCGAGAAAATCCCCGCCGATCGCCGCGAAGTTACGCGGGAAAACCCCGCGCTATACTAGACCGCTTCGTCGCCCGTTTCGCCGGTTCTGACGCGGATAACCTTCTCTATGTTATAGACAAAGATTTTGCCGTCGCCGATCTTGCCGGTTTTTGCCGCCGCGATAATGGTCTCTACGATCTTATCGACCAGATCGTCGCTTACGACAATCTCAAGTTTTAACTTAGGCAGAAAATCCACCACATACTCCGCGCCGCGATACAGCTCGGTATGACCTTGTTGTCTGCCGTAACCTTTTACTTCGCTTACGGTCATACCCGTGATACCCGCTTGGCGAAGCGCCTCTTTAACCTCTTCGAGCTTGAACGGTTTGATGATTGCGTCAATCTTTTTCATCTGTCAGCCTTTATTTTGCGTTTTTCACAAATTCCGGATACGCTTCAAGTCCGGTTTCGCTAAGGTCTGTGCCTTCGTGTTCCTCTTTTTGAGATACGCGAATGCCCAAAGCGAGCTTGAGAATATACCATACAATGCCCGAAGTTACGAACACGAACGCGCCCACGACCACTACGCCGAAGAGTTGAGCCAAAAACGTTACTTCAGGGTTGAATATGCCGACCGCAAGCGTTCCCCATATACCCGCGACAAGGTGAACCGAAAGCGCGCCGACGGGATCGTCGATTTTCAGTTTGTCGAAGAACGGCACG containing:
- a CDS encoding P-II family nitrogen regulator gives rise to the protein MKKIDAIIKPFKLEEVKEALRQAGITGMTVSEVKGYGRQQGHTELYRGAEYVVDFLPKLKLEIVVSDDLVDKIVETIIAAAKTGKIGDGKIFVYNIEKVIRVRTGETGDEAV